From a single Nostoc edaphicum CCNP1411 genomic region:
- a CDS encoding response regulator produces the protein MYLANSFMSDEKKQNSHQPLILAVEDHDDSLLLISYALESMGCRFICQTDCSATVLVAKEYQPDLILLDILLPGLSGIDVVRHLKQEPLTCTIPVVAVTALASREDQERILKAGFNDYISKPYMIEDLEAIISRGLGKRLGIHSAFELCQD, from the coding sequence ATGTATTTGGCAAATTCATTCATGAGTGATGAAAAGAAGCAAAACTCTCACCAGCCTTTGATTTTGGCAGTGGAAGACCATGATGATAGTCTCCTCCTAATTAGTTATGCCCTTGAGTCAATGGGTTGTAGATTTATTTGTCAAACAGATTGTTCTGCAACAGTTCTGGTAGCTAAAGAGTATCAACCAGACTTAATTTTGTTGGATATTTTGTTACCAGGACTTAGCGGTATCGATGTTGTACGTCATCTGAAGCAAGAACCCCTAACTTGTACAATTCCAGTGGTAGCAGTCACAGCTTTAGCTAGCAGGGAGGATCAAGAACGTATCCTGAAAGCGGGGTTTAATGATTACATTAGCAAACCCTATATGATCGAGGATTTGGAGGCTATAATTAGCCGCGGGCTTGGGAAAAGATTGGGTATTCACTCTGCTTTTGAGCTTTGTCAGGATTAA
- a CDS encoding XisI protein: MDKLTLYRQLVQQILHDYSEQKPANGNIEVETIFDTERNHYQIVHVGWEGQDWVHSCIIHIDIKGGKIWLQWNGTEDDIAANLVAAGVPKEDIVLGFQSLFMRQFTEYAVS, translated from the coding sequence ATGGATAAATTAACTCTATATCGCCAGCTTGTACAACAGATATTACATGATTATAGTGAGCAAAAACCAGCTAACGGAAATATAGAAGTTGAAACAATTTTTGATACAGAACGCAACCATTATCAAATAGTTCATGTAGGGTGGGAAGGTCAAGACTGGGTACATAGTTGTATTATTCATATTGATATTAAAGGTGGGAAAATTTGGCTTCAGTGGAATGGTACAGAAGATGATATTGCAGCTAACTTGGTAGCTGCGGGAGTTCCCAAGGAGGATATTGTGTTAGGTTTTCAGTCTCTTTTTATGAGACAGTTTACAGAATATGCAGTGAGTTAG
- a CDS encoding hybrid sensor histidine kinase/response regulator, with amino-acid sequence MEETLKILVVDDDEVDRMRVRCALTKAGVQMELSEVGDGNDAFSALSTTAYDCVFLDYRLPDQDGLTLIQQLRSSEIQVPLVVLTGQGDEQIAVQLIEAGATDYLSKSRISPEALAQVLRSAIRIYRAEMQAALANQQLRESHEQLTRKNQELERQKQQIQIQNFKLSEASLLKSHFLATMSHELRTPMNAIIGFSQILLRPKFGQLTHQQADMVERILNNGKNLLMLLNEVLDFSKLEVGRLDLKAEIFDISKVINLAVGEMRSLSDAKNISLLVQIDSQNPLVFNDPVRVKQILINLLSNAIKFTDSGEIWIEVKELPANRVSIIVRDTGIGIAPRDFKRIFEAFRQVDQTITRKYPGTGLGLAIVDSLVRMMGGKIFLESKLGIGSTFKIELPRQITLPTVGADTPTSQLDGDGVFCSANNPHQSSSQTRKAPIGYPKFKL; translated from the coding sequence ATGGAAGAGACGCTGAAAATTTTGGTTGTAGACGATGACGAAGTAGACCGGATGAGAGTTCGTTGTGCCCTGACTAAAGCAGGTGTTCAGATGGAACTGTCTGAAGTAGGCGATGGTAATGATGCGTTCTCCGCTTTAAGCACTACTGCCTATGATTGTGTTTTTCTCGACTATCGCTTACCAGACCAGGATGGACTAACCTTGATCCAACAGCTACGTTCTTCGGAAATTCAAGTTCCTTTAGTAGTCTTAACTGGTCAAGGAGATGAACAAATTGCTGTTCAATTAATCGAAGCTGGTGCTACAGACTATCTCTCTAAGTCTAGGATATCTCCAGAAGCCTTGGCACAGGTTTTGCGGAGTGCGATTCGGATTTATCGGGCTGAAATGCAGGCAGCTTTAGCAAACCAGCAACTCAGAGAAAGTCATGAACAACTCACTCGTAAGAATCAAGAGTTGGAGAGACAAAAGCAACAGATTCAAATACAAAACTTCAAGCTATCGGAGGCATCACTGCTAAAATCACATTTTTTGGCAACTATGTCCCACGAACTCAGAACGCCAATGAATGCGATTATTGGTTTTTCGCAAATACTATTGCGTCCTAAGTTTGGTCAACTAACGCACCAGCAAGCAGATATGGTTGAGCGCATTTTGAATAATGGCAAGAATTTGCTGATGTTACTCAATGAAGTTCTCGACTTTTCTAAGCTGGAGGTAGGACGATTAGATTTAAAGGCGGAAATATTTGACATATCAAAGGTAATAAATCTCGCTGTGGGTGAAATGCGTTCCCTATCTGATGCCAAAAATATCTCATTGTTAGTTCAAATAGATTCGCAAAATCCTTTAGTATTTAATGATCCAGTTCGTGTCAAACAGATTTTAATTAACCTGCTCTCCAACGCCATTAAATTCACAGATTCTGGTGAGATTTGGATTGAGGTTAAAGAACTGCCTGCAAATCGAGTATCAATTATTGTTCGAGATACAGGTATTGGCATAGCACCCAGAGATTTTAAACGTATTTTTGAAGCATTTCGGCAAGTCGATCAAACTATCACTCGCAAATATCCAGGCACAGGTCTGGGTTTAGCAATTGTAGATTCGCTGGTGCGAATGATGGGCGGTAAAATATTTCTTGAGAGCAAGTTGGGGATTGGCTCAACGTTTAAAATTGAATTGCCACGTCAAATTACATTGCCGACTGTAGGAGCCGATACTCCAACTTCACAATTAGATGGCGATGGGGTTTTTTGCTCTGCTAACAATCCACATCAATCATCTTCTCAAACCAGGAAAGCACCAATAGGATATCCTAAATTTAAACTATAA
- a CDS encoding response regulator transcription factor has translation MNEISIILIEDHDLTRMGLRAALQSHSALKVIGEAANATQGLKLLETAKPDVAVVDIGLPDMDGIELTRKFKRHQAETGQTTTKILILTMDHTEDAVLAAFAAGADSYYMKETSISKLTEAIQATYAGNSWIDPAIANVVLRKMRQGIPGESQSSDKPKTVKIEALASEYEQVLETYPLTQRELEILELIVAGCSNGQIAEKLYITVGTVKTHVRNILNKLCADDRTQAAVRALRSGLVA, from the coding sequence ATGAATGAAATTAGTATTATTTTAATTGAAGATCATGACTTAACGCGAATGGGGCTACGAGCGGCATTACAGTCTCACAGTGCATTGAAAGTAATTGGCGAAGCAGCAAATGCTACCCAAGGATTAAAACTTTTAGAAACGGCAAAGCCAGATGTAGCTGTGGTAGATATCGGCTTGCCTGATATGGATGGCATCGAACTCACCCGAAAATTCAAACGTCACCAGGCTGAAACTGGGCAAACAACAACGAAGATTCTGATCCTGACAATGGATCATACAGAAGATGCTGTACTTGCAGCTTTTGCGGCGGGTGCTGATTCTTATTACATGAAAGAAACAAGCATCAGTAAATTAACGGAGGCGATCCAAGCAACTTACGCTGGAAACTCTTGGATTGATCCGGCAATAGCCAATGTGGTATTGCGGAAGATGCGCCAAGGTATTCCTGGAGAAAGCCAAAGCTCTGATAAGCCAAAGACTGTAAAAATTGAGGCGCTGGCATCAGAATATGAGCAAGTTTTAGAAACATACCCCCTGACTCAACGGGAACTGGAAATCCTGGAGTTGATTGTAGCTGGGTGTAGCAATGGACAAATTGCTGAGAAACTCTATATTACAGTTGGTACTGTGAAAACCCATGTTCGCAATATTCTAAATAAACTGTGTGCTGATGACCGTACCCAAGCTGCTGTGAGGGCCTTACGTTCTGGTTTGGTGGCCTGA
- a CDS encoding lipid-A-disaccharide synthase-related protein — protein MSNTRSSLASNSQSATSPLRLLVLSNGHGEDVIAVRILQELQRQPNPPEIFALPLVGEGRAYQQLDIPLIGSVRTMPSGGFIYMDGRQLARDVRGGLLQLTLSQIKAVRRWVSSQKKLGNKRAILAVGDILPLLFATFSGANYAFVGTAKSEYHVRDEAGLLPRKSKQARWENFSGSIYHPWERWLMSRRRCKAVFPRDALTTETLKQWPIPAFNLGNPMMDSLEPTFSRQQFYSQNSQQQETVRPLMVTLLPGSRPPEAYNNWEVIMIAVSALMASFQERDSVFYTSGTVVFLGAIAPGLDSNILSQSVQSQGWRPESASPIQIADPNILTFKQRNAYLLLTQQAYNDCLHLGDIAIAMAGTATEQFIGLGKPAIAIPGNGPQYNPAFAESQSRLLGSSLILVEQPAEVAQIVQSLFKNPDILQIIAENGLRRMGKPGAALRIAECLQERF, from the coding sequence ATGAGTAATACTCGGTCATCCTTAGCTTCTAACTCTCAATCTGCAACTTCTCCTTTGCGGTTACTTGTATTAAGTAATGGTCATGGGGAAGATGTCATTGCAGTTCGGATTTTGCAAGAACTCCAGCGACAACCAAACCCACCAGAGATATTTGCTTTACCTCTGGTGGGTGAAGGACGGGCTTACCAACAGTTGGATATCCCCCTCATTGGTTCAGTCCGCACTATGCCTTCTGGCGGCTTTATTTATATGGATGGACGCCAATTAGCGCGGGATGTACGCGGTGGTTTATTGCAACTTACCCTCAGCCAGATTAAAGCTGTCCGCCGTTGGGTGAGTTCTCAAAAAAAATTAGGCAATAAAAGAGCGATTTTAGCAGTGGGAGATATTCTCCCCCTGTTGTTTGCAACTTTCAGTGGCGCTAATTATGCTTTTGTGGGTACGGCGAAATCTGAATATCACGTGCGCGATGAAGCTGGATTATTACCACGCAAATCCAAGCAGGCGCGTTGGGAAAACTTTTCTGGTTCAATTTACCATCCTTGGGAACGTTGGCTAATGAGTCGTCGCCGTTGTAAGGCGGTGTTCCCCAGAGATGCGCTGACGACGGAAACATTAAAACAATGGCCAATTCCAGCTTTTAATTTGGGCAATCCGATGATGGATAGTCTGGAACCGACGTTTTCACGCCAACAATTTTATAGTCAGAATAGCCAACAACAAGAGACTGTTCGACCTTTAATGGTGACTCTGCTTCCTGGTTCCCGTCCGCCAGAGGCTTATAACAACTGGGAAGTAATTATGATTGCCGTATCTGCGTTGATGGCAAGTTTCCAGGAGCGAGATTCGGTATTTTACACTTCTGGCACAGTGGTGTTTTTAGGTGCGATCGCTCCAGGTTTAGACTCTAATATTTTATCCCAAAGTGTCCAATCCCAAGGCTGGCGACCTGAATCAGCATCTCCTATCCAAATTGCTGATCCAAATATTTTGACATTTAAGCAAAGAAATGCATATCTACTGCTTACGCAACAAGCCTATAATGATTGCTTGCATTTGGGAGATATAGCGATCGCAATGGCAGGTACAGCCACAGAACAGTTTATCGGTTTAGGCAAACCTGCGATCGCAATTCCTGGTAATGGGCCTCAATATAACCCCGCCTTTGCTGAATCTCAAAGTCGTCTTTTAGGCTCATCTTTGATTTTAGTAGAGCAGCCAGCAGAGGTTGCCCAAATCGTACAGTCTCTCTTCAAAAATCCTGATATTTTGCAAATTATTGCCGAAAATGGTCTGCGGCGCATGGGTAAACCGGGAGCCGCACTACGCATTGCAGAATGTTTACAAGAACGATTTTGA
- a CDS encoding BamA/OMP85 family outer membrane protein, giving the protein MRVSATAIFTLATLAAANVTQQATAAPAKTVTPTEKAGNLVVPIIEDTPARVETIASPETIVAQQFSQNPVAVKTGAVVLNSAKADKGNSSVTLPLISSPSTPKTPTTESNLVVTATDVQVVGANQELQDIIRKVIKTQAGGETSQSQLQKDVTAILDTGLFSNVSVNSFSTQAGLNVVYQVQPMIVRSLQLSGAKVLTYQVAQQQLQSQIGTTISPAGLQQAVAQINKWYADNGYNLARVLSIKPNSQGILTVNVAEGLVSDIKFRFINDEGKTVDSKGNPVAGRTKPDFLQQQLKLKSGQIFQENVVKQDIQQLYRTGLFESVNVALEGDATKLDLVYQLKETGARGVNLGGSYNADQGLVGTISYQDQNVGGINDTLGVNLAVSSRDLQFNSKFISPYRTTNPDRLGYTVNGFRNQELSETFDDKITLANGDKVREGQIGGGVSLQRPLDDWNTSLGLNYTRTSIRDRQGNITPNDAQGNPLSASGTGVDDLTTVSFTATKDQRNNPLNPTQGSILSLSTEQSVPIGEGNISLNRLKANYSQYLPVQLFNSQQPQVFAVNVQAGTVIGNLPPYESFNLGGSNSVRGYDSGEVGSGRSYVLASAEYRFPVLPIVGGVLFADFASDLGSGDTVLGDPAGVRDKQGYGFGYGAGVRLNSPLGLIRADYGINDQGESKVHLGIGQRF; this is encoded by the coding sequence ATGCGAGTTTCTGCTACTGCTATTTTTACTTTAGCTACTTTAGCTGCTGCCAATGTGACTCAGCAAGCAACGGCTGCACCTGCTAAAACCGTTACTCCAACTGAAAAAGCGGGTAACTTGGTAGTGCCGATAATTGAAGATACTCCCGCACGGGTAGAGACAATTGCTTCCCCAGAAACTATAGTTGCACAACAATTTTCCCAAAACCCCGTCGCTGTAAAAACAGGTGCAGTAGTCTTAAACTCAGCAAAAGCAGATAAGGGTAATTCATCAGTAACACTCCCCCTCATCTCCTCCCCTTCAACTCCAAAAACCCCTACTACTGAGAGCAACTTAGTAGTCACAGCTACAGATGTACAGGTAGTGGGAGCCAATCAAGAATTGCAAGATATTATTCGGAAAGTAATTAAAACCCAGGCTGGTGGAGAAACTAGTCAAAGCCAGCTACAAAAAGATGTAACAGCAATTTTAGATACAGGTTTATTTAGCAATGTCAGTGTAAATAGCTTTAGCACACAAGCTGGATTGAATGTAGTTTATCAAGTGCAGCCGATGATTGTGCGATCGCTACAATTATCTGGTGCGAAAGTCCTCACTTACCAAGTAGCCCAACAACAGTTGCAATCTCAGATTGGAACCACCATCAGTCCGGCTGGACTCCAGCAAGCAGTCGCACAAATTAATAAGTGGTACGCCGACAATGGTTATAACTTAGCGCGGGTGCTATCAATTAAACCCAATTCCCAAGGCATTCTCACTGTGAATGTTGCTGAAGGCTTAGTGAGTGATATCAAGTTTCGCTTTATCAACGATGAGGGTAAAACCGTTGATAGCAAGGGTAATCCCGTCGCCGGACGCACTAAACCAGATTTCCTGCAACAGCAACTCAAGTTGAAATCTGGTCAAATCTTCCAAGAAAATGTAGTTAAACAAGACATCCAGCAGCTATATCGTACTGGTTTATTTGAGAGCGTGAATGTTGCCTTAGAAGGAGATGCGACCAAACTTGATTTAGTTTACCAACTCAAAGAAACTGGGGCGCGTGGTGTTAACTTGGGTGGTAGTTACAATGCCGATCAGGGATTAGTAGGCACAATTAGCTATCAAGATCAGAATGTCGGCGGAATTAATGACACTTTAGGTGTGAATCTGGCTGTAAGTAGCCGAGACTTGCAGTTTAATAGCAAATTTATCAGTCCCTATCGGACAACTAACCCCGATCGCTTAGGTTACACTGTGAATGGTTTTCGGAATCAGGAACTTTCGGAAACCTTTGATGACAAGATTACCCTAGCTAACGGCGACAAAGTGCGAGAAGGTCAAATTGGTGGTGGTGTCAGCTTACAGCGACCACTTGACGACTGGAACACTTCATTAGGATTAAACTATACCCGAACTAGTATTCGCGATCGCCAAGGTAATATTACCCCAAATGACGCTCAAGGCAACCCCCTTTCTGCCAGTGGAACTGGTGTTGATGACCTAACTACCGTATCCTTCACCGCCACCAAAGACCAACGGAATAATCCCCTCAATCCAACTCAAGGTTCCATTCTGAGTTTGAGTACAGAACAATCTGTGCCCATCGGTGAAGGTAATATTTCCCTAAATCGCCTCAAAGCTAATTACAGCCAGTATTTACCAGTCCAGTTATTTAACAGCCAACAGCCACAAGTGTTTGCGGTGAACGTCCAAGCTGGTACTGTCATTGGTAATTTACCACCTTACGAAAGCTTTAACTTGGGTGGTTCCAACTCAGTGCGCGGCTACGATTCTGGAGAAGTTGGAAGTGGTCGCAGTTATGTGTTAGCCTCCGCAGAATATCGCTTCCCCGTCTTACCAATCGTCGGCGGTGTATTATTTGCCGACTTCGCCTCAGACTTAGGTTCTGGTGATACTGTATTGGGAGATCCTGCGGGTGTGCGGGATAAACAAGGTTATGGTTTTGGTTATGGGGCTGGAGTGCGATTAAATTCACCACTAGGCTTAATTCGGGCTGACTATGGCATTAATGACCAGGGTGAAAGCAAAGTCCATCTAGGTATTGGTCAGCGATTTTAA
- a CDS encoding type II toxin-antitoxin system VapC family toxin — MEWLVQLQGQIVGLDTAPLIYFIEENPNYLDVTDAFFEAMFRGEFSVVTSVLTITEVLVYPLRQGNTVLAQQYREILFNSQGLTAIEVFPDIAENAAQLRANYNLRTPDAIQMATAIRGGASFFLTNDARLPSLPALTVLVLDTLIV, encoded by the coding sequence ATGGAATGGCTAGTCCAGTTACAAGGGCAAATTGTTGGTTTGGATACTGCTCCACTGATTTACTTTATTGAAGAAAATCCTAATTATTTGGATGTTACAGATGCTTTTTTTGAAGCGATGTTTCGTGGTGAGTTTAGCGTTGTAACATCAGTTTTGACTATCACGGAAGTATTAGTTTATCCCTTACGACAAGGAAACACAGTATTAGCTCAACAATATCGTGAAATTCTATTTAATTCCCAAGGTTTAACAGCTATCGAGGTTTTTCCCGACATCGCTGAAAATGCGGCACAATTAAGGGCAAATTATAACTTAAGAACCCCAGATGCTATTCAGATGGCTACTGCTATTCGTGGAGGTGCATCATTTTTCTTGACAAATGATGCGCGGTTGCCATCTTTACCAGCATTAACAGTGTTAGTGTTGGATACACTTATAGTTTGA
- a CDS encoding hybrid sensor histidine kinase/response regulator, producing the protein MSVVENNKIYRILAVDDTRDNLILVQTILESEGYEIDLASDGIKALRQIDQSPPDLILLDVMMPGMDGYEVTRRIRKNPAISYIPILLITAFHESSVVEGLDAGADDFIRKPFDTDELLARVRSLLRLKQSLDEQQKMARQREDFVSRLTHDLRTPLVAADRMLSLFEMETFCKISPEMKQAIAVMIRSNQNLMEMVNTLLEVYRFEAGKKTLNWEVCDLREISQEVVSELIPLTSEKGLTLKIDTSKLNPLSKNAGLIMGDRLELRRVLNNLIANAIKFTDTGGITIRIFEKLPHPGNPDSVTIEIQDTGYGIAPEDQATIFERFRQGRNKRSGSGLGLHLSHRIVEGHAGTIQVTSELGKGSLFTVQLPKNT; encoded by the coding sequence ATGTCTGTAGTTGAAAATAATAAAATTTATCGTATCCTCGCAGTTGACGACACTCGAGATAATCTTATTTTGGTTCAAACAATTTTAGAAAGTGAGGGATATGAAATTGATTTGGCTTCAGATGGAATAAAGGCTTTGCGGCAAATTGACCAATCTCCACCCGATCTGATTCTGTTAGATGTGATGATGCCGGGAATGGATGGTTATGAAGTCACCCGTAGAATTCGGAAGAACCCTGCAATCTCTTATATTCCAATTCTGTTGATTACTGCTTTTCACGAATCCAGCGTTGTCGAAGGTTTGGATGCTGGTGCTGACGATTTTATTCGGAAACCATTTGATACTGATGAACTACTGGCACGGGTGCGATCGCTATTGCGTCTCAAGCAAAGTCTAGACGAACAACAAAAAATGGCCCGCCAACGGGAAGACTTTGTTTCCCGTCTGACTCATGATTTGCGAACTCCTTTAGTAGCCGCCGATCGGATGTTGAGTTTGTTTGAAATGGAAACATTCTGCAAAATTTCGCCGGAAATGAAACAGGCGATCGCAGTTATGATTCGCAGCAACCAAAATTTAATGGAAATGGTGAACACCCTGTTAGAAGTCTATCGCTTTGAAGCAGGTAAAAAAACGTTGAATTGGGAGGTCTGTGATTTACGTGAGATATCTCAAGAAGTAGTGAGCGAACTAATTCCTTTAACTAGTGAAAAAGGTTTGACTCTGAAAATAGACACTAGTAAATTAAATCCACTGAGTAAAAACGCTGGTCTTATTATGGGCGATCGCTTGGAACTACGGCGAGTGCTAAACAACTTGATCGCAAATGCGATCAAATTTACAGATACAGGAGGCATAACAATCCGCATTTTTGAAAAATTACCTCATCCAGGAAATCCAGATTCAGTGACAATTGAGATACAAGATACAGGATATGGAATTGCGCCTGAAGATCAAGCAACAATTTTCGAGCGATTTCGCCAAGGCAGAAATAAACGCTCAGGTAGTGGCTTAGGACTACATCTATCTCACCGAATTGTAGAAGGGCACGCAGGAACTATCCAGGTTACCTCTGAATTAGGTAAAGGTAGTTTATTTACTGTACAACTACCTAAGAACACTTAA